The Macaca mulatta isolate MMU2019108-1 chromosome 19, T2T-MMU8v2.0, whole genome shotgun sequence sequence gacacaccgcgggagggagggagggagagtccggggaggggaggacacaccgcgggagggagggagggagagtccGGGGAGGGGAGGACACATCGCGGGAGGGAGAGTCCGGGGAGGGGAGGACGGCAccgtgggagggagggagggagagtccggggaggggaggacacaccgtgggagggagggagggagagtccggggaggggaggacacaccgcgggagggagggagggagagtccggggaggggaggacacaccgcgggagggagggagggagagtccggggaggggaggacacaccgcgggagggagggagggagagtccggggaggggaggacacaccgcgggagggagggagggagagtccggggaggggaggacacaccgcgggagggagggagggagggtccggggaggggaggacacaccgcgggagggagggagagtcCGGGGAGGGGAGGACACACCGCGGGAGGGAGAGTCCGGGGAGGGGAGGACACACCgcgggagggagggatggagagtccggggaggggaggacacaccgcgggagggagggagggagagtccggggaggggaggacacaccgcgggagggagggagggagagtccggggaggggaggacacaccgcgggagggagggagggagagtccggggaggggaggacacaccgcgggagggagggagggagagtccggggaggggaggacacaccgcgggagggagggagggagagtccGGGGAGGGGAGGACACACCGCGGGAGGGAGAGTCCGGGGAGGGGAGGACACACCGCGGGAGGGAGAGTCCGGGGAGGGGAGGACACACCGCGGGAGGGAGGGTCCGGGGAGGGGAGGACACACCGCGGGAGGGAGGGTCCGGGGAGGGGAGGACACACCGCGGGAGGGAGGGTCCGGGGAGGGGAGGACGGCAccgcgggagggagggagggagagtccGGGGAGGGAGGACACACCGCGGGAGGGAGGGTCCGGGGAGGGAGGACACACCGCGGGAGGCAGATGGGTGGAGGAATCCGTGCACCCTGGAACTCGGTTTGTAGGAGTTCTTGGGCAGAGAATCCCGAAGGGCACGACAAGAAGTGAGAACAGCCTGGGTGTGGGCACGGGGGCCGGGAACCCTGGCGAGCCCCTCGGCAGGGGTGAGCTGCCAGCATCGCAGAGGAACGTGGGCCAGGACCAGCTCACAGCTGGGCACCGGGTGGTTCCCGATGGCTCAAGCTTCTCCAACCTGCTCGAGGCTCTGACGCTTGGCAGCGAAATGCCAGATTGTTTAGGAAGATCTAAAAAAAGCTCAACACAGATGTTAGCGAGGCTGTTAGGACACAGGCAGCCGCAGGCGGGGCCCCTGGGCGAGCCGACTGCACAGCCGCCTCGAGGGTGACGGGCACCGCGGGTAATGTGAGTAAGGCCGGCGCTCCGTGACCGGGCAGTTCCCAGCTCAGCATGCACCGGAGAAAAGGGCTCCTGGGAACAAGGGGCGCCTGCCGCGGAGCCACCTGAGGGAGCAGGAGGGTCACTCGATGCCCATCAGGAATGGCCTCGGTAAGAGGGAACTGCACACGGCACAGGGAAGGGGGAACTGCACAGGGAAGAGGGaactgcacacagcacagggaagGGGGAATTGCACGCGGCACAGGGAAGGGGGAATTGCACAGGGAAGGGGAATTGCACACGGCACAGGGAAGGGGAATTGCACACGGCACAGGGAAGGGGAATTGCACACGGCACAGGGAAGGGGGAATTGCACACGGCACAGGGAAGAGGGAATTGCACACGGAAGAGGGAATTGCACACGGCACAGGGAAGGGGGAATTGCACAGGGAAGGGGGAACTGCACAGGGAAGAGGGaactgcacacagcacagggaagGGGGAATTGCACACGGCACAGGGAAGGGGGAATTGCACGCGGCACAGGGAAGGGGGAATTGCACAGGGAAGGGGAATTGCACACGGCACAGGGAAGGGGAATTGCACACGGCACAGGGAAGGGGGAATTGCACACGGCACAGGGAAGGGGAATTGCACAGGGAAGAGGGAATTGCACACGGAAGGGGAAACTGCACACGGCACAGGGAAGGGGAATTGCACACGGCACAGGGAAGGGGAATTGCACACGGCACAGGGAAGGGGAATTGCACACGGCACAGGGAAGGGGGAATTGCACACGGCACAGGGAAGGGGAATTGCACACGGCACAGGGAAGGGGGAATTGCACACGGCACAGGGAAGGGGAATTGCACGCGGCACAGGGAAGGGGGAATTGCACGCGGCACAGGGAAGGGGGAATTGCACACGGCACAGGGAAGGGGAATTGCACGCGGCACAGGGAAGGGGGAATTGCACGCGGCACAGGGAAGGGGAATTGCACGCGGCACAGGGAAGGGGGAATTGCACGCGGCACAGGGAAGGGGGAATTGCACGCGGCACAGGGAAGGGGGAATTGCACGCGGCACAGGGAAGGGGGAATTGCACAGGGAAGAGGGAATTGCACACGGCACAGGGAAGGGGGAATTGCACAGGGAAGGGGGAATTGCACACGCCATGGGAAGGGGGAATTGCACGCGGCACAGGGAAGGGGGAATTGCACGCGGCACAGGGAAGGGGGAATTGCACAGGGAAGAGGGAATTGCACACGGCACAGGGAAGGGGGAATTGCACAGGGAAGGGGGAATTGCACACGGCACAGGGAAGGGGGAATTGCACGCGGCACAGGGAAGGGGGAATTGCACGCGGCACAGGGAAGAGGGAATTGCACAGGGAAGAGGGAATTGCACACGGCACAGGGAAGGGGGAATTGCATAGGGAAGGGGGAATTGCACAGGGAAGAGGGAATTGCACAGGGAAGAGGGAATTGCACACGGCACAGGGAAGGGGAattgcacacagcacagggaaggggggctctcttgagcccagggctttgagaccagcctgggcaacacagtgagacctcacctccacaaaatttaagaatttgctgggtgcagtggcgcacacctgtggttccagctactctggagagtTAGGAGGAGGAactgctggagcctgggaggtggaggcttttgtgagccgtgatcacgccactgcactccaacctgggcggcagagcaagatgctgtctcaaaaacaaaaagccaaagcTCGAAGTGCCCGGTGGGAATGTCGGTTGAGCGGGCAATTACTGATTCCTACTGAAATGGCATGATGCCCCTCCGTGGGACGTGTGTGTTGAGTCCTGGCACACAAGCGGACCGTATAAGGTCACCACACCACTGTCTGTCACGGCAAAGGCCTGGAATTGACGCAGATGTCCAGGAGCCGGGTGTGGGAGGAAGAAGTGACGTGACAATGAGGAAGTCTGGCGTGCACGGTGTGGGAAGAACCCGCGATGCTTGCCCCGTGGACACAGCAAGGCGGAAGACACATGGGTGGCACACCCCATCTGCAAAAACGGGGGCGTGATGCACGTTTGAACCGGCTTGAGTATCCGTGCAAAAGCTAGGAAAACAACTCAGGAGCCACTGATGGCTAACAGTGGCTGCCTGATCAGGGAGGCAGAGAAGAGATGCAGACAGGGATGAAGAGATCACTCACTaaacggcttttttttttttttttttttttgagacggagtctcgctctgtcgcccaggctggagtgcagtggccggatctcagctcactgcaagctccacctcccgggttcacgccattctcctgcctcagcctcctgagtagctgggactacaggcgcccaccacctcgcccggctagttttttgtatttttttagtagagacggggtttcaccgtgttagccaggatggtctcgatctcccgacctcgtgatccgcccgtctcggcctcccaaagtgctgggattacaggcttgagccaccgcgcccggcactaaACGGCTTTTAAAACTCCGTGATGTTTTGAATCATGTGGACGAATGCAGTACCTACATCCAACATACAAGGAAGCCTAACACTGTGTGGATGACGCGGTACGTATATCCAACACGCACGGAAACCCGATACCGTGTGGATGCACACAGGACCTACATCCGACATGCATGGAAACCTGATACCGTGTGGATGCACACAGCACCCACATCCAAAACGCACGGAAACCTGACACCGTGTGGATGACGCAGCACCTACATCCAACATGGACAGAAACCTGATACCGTGTGGATGACGCAGCACCTACATCCGACACGCACGGAAACCCGACACCGTGTGGATGCACACAGCACCTACATCCGACACGCACGGAAACCCGATACCGTGTGGATGCACACAGGACCTACATCCGACACGCACGGAAACCCGATACCGTGTGGATGCACACAGCACCTACATCCGACACGCACGGAAACCCGATACCGTGTGGATGCACACAGCACCTACATCCGACACGCACGGAAACCTGATACCGTGTGGATGACGCAGCACCTACATCCGACACGCATGGAAACCTGATACCGTGTGGATGCACACAGCACCCACATCCAACACGCACGGAAACCCGATACCGTGTGGATGATGCGGCACCGACATCCAACACGCACGGAAACCTGATACTGTGTGGATGACGCAGCACCTACATCCAACACGCATGGAAACCTGATACCGTGTGGATGCACACAGCACCCACATCCAACACGCACGGAATCCAGTCTGTGCAGGAGAAACAGACACTGATGATGAAAATCTCAGCAGACTGTGAGGAGCAAGACGACATCATAGGTGAATGTGAAATAAGCAGAGAGGAGAAAGACTGAGGGGGAGGCAGCGCGGGACGGGGCTGAGGTGCCCCAGCATCCTCGTGGGCACCCCTTGCAGCCCGAGCCCATCCTACCTGCACCCGTGGACCCCACGTCCCATGGCAGGCTGCGGGCATCTCTTAGAGAAGCAGATGGACCCTGGAAACAGAGCAGCGAGAGGTTCCGCGGTGTGTGCAAGCCCCTCTTCCTGGTTCAGGACCTGGTTTAGGATCCTCAGTCTCCCCACCCGGCCCTCCTAGACAGCTGGAGACTTAGGGGTGGGGAGGCCAGCCCTGGCCCTCCCCTGGCTCCCTCGCTCTGTGACTGAGCCCCCTGGGTCTGCTGCTCACCTCTGCCATGCCCTTCCCCGCCTTCTCTCCACCTCGGAAGGTGGTCAGCCCATCCTGCCACCTTGCAATGGCTGTTCCCCCTGCCTGGATGCCCTTCCCCGCACTGTTGTCCCAGGCAGCTCCTATTCACCAGTCAGGGCCCCGCCCAAACGCcgcttcctcagggaagccctCTGACCTCCCTACAGAGTCCAGGTCCCTGTGGACATCCTCAGTGCCTCCCTGGTGGCCTTATCAATGCTGTGATTAAATCATCAGCGTGTTTATTCAGTGTCTGAGGGTAGAAGTCATGTCTGAAATGCCACCTCGTCTGATGTGTCCAGAGTAGGCTGGGAAGATAGACGGCGCCTCATCGTGAGTGAGATAGTGAGAGAGACAGTGAgttggtgagtgagtgagtgagagtaGGCCCAGCAGATACATGGTGCCCCATCATGAGTCTGTGAATGAGTCTGAGTGAGTCTGTGAGTGAGACTGTGAGTCTGAGTGAGATTGTGAGTGAATGAGATCATGAGTGAGTGAGATCATAAGTgaatgagtgatgagtgagtgagaTCGTGAGTGAGTGAGATCGTGAGTGAGATCGTGAGTCTGAGTGAGTCTGTGAGTGAGACCGTGAGTGAGTCTGAGTGAGATcataagtgaatgagtgagcgAGATCGTGAGTGAGTGAGATCGTGAGATCGTGAGATGGTGGGTGAGATCGTGAGTGAGATCGTGACAGATTGTGAGTGAGATCGTGAATGAGTCTGAGATcataagtgaatgagtgagcgAGATCGTGAGTGAGTGAGATCGTAAGATCGTGAGTGAGATGGTGAGTGAGATCGTGAGATCGTGAGATCGTGACAGATTGTGAGTGAGATCGTGAGTGAGATCACAAGTCTGTGAGGGAGTGAACGAGTGAGTGAGTCTGAGTGAGATCGTAAGAGAGATCATGAGTGAGATCGTGAGTGAGATCGTGAGTGAGTGAGATCGTGAGTGAGTGAGATCACAAGTCTGTGAGGGAGGGAACGAGTGAGTGAGTCTGAGTGAGAGAGAGACCCTCCTCTAGGATCAAGGAGAACAGGAGCAGAAAGAAGAGCTGGAGGAAGGCCCAGGAGACCAGCAGCTTGGGCATCCCTGCCCCGGTCCCCACGAGGCAGAGGCTGACCTGGCCGAGGGCTGTGAGGGCGCAGGGCTGTGTCAGGGCCAGCCGGGAGTCCACCAGCCCGCCCGGCGGCGGCTCCTTCCCCGGGACGCTGTTGTAGTAACTGTGCTCCACAGCCTCCTCCTCGTCCCCCCAGGCCGACTCCTCTGGCCCcgccagcctgggggacagacagCAATGGCCGTGGCACAGGCAGGGCCCAAGGGGGCTAAACCCCCACAGCTTGAGCTTCTGAGGGAGCAGGAAGGCCTGAGTTCGAATCCCAGCCCCCCGCCTGTCGCTGAGGGTTCCCACCAGGAAACGCTTCGAGAGCGAGTGACCAGGCCCACTACGTCCTCGTCTCTGAAATGGAAAGTTGCACACATTTCCAAGCTGCAGCACAAAAGGCAGGACGTTGGCAAACCCGGTCTCCACTCCTTTCTGCCCATCTCCGGCGCTGCCCGGCAGCAGAGGGCAGGAGCCAAGTTTATACCCAGAACCAGGACATCGCCGGTCAGGGTGGTAACTCTCTGGGATCAGAGTGCCCCCGCCCTCCGGCCCCAAAGGCGCTGGCGGGCTCCTCAGCAAGCACGGCCCGAGAGCCAGAGGGGCACACGCCGCCTGGCCCACAATCGCTGCCGGGAGAAATCACAGGGCAGCCTACGGAAGGCAGGGGCAGCTCCAGAGGCAGGCGAGGAACCCGTCCCAGCATCGGAGCGCGCCAAACAATGTGCGTGGAGCACGCCGTCCCTGTGCACAAAGGGGTGAGCGTGAGCACGCGTGACCAGCAGGGCTGGGAGCTCACGGGCCTGCACCTGCCCTCCCACCGCTGGAGGAACGTGACTTTCTAATGATGAATAGACTTAAATGCCTCCTTCTCCAAGGCCGGCTGGCAAACCCCAGCCCAGGGCCAAATCCAGCTCACTGCCTAGATCTGTGTGTCCCACGAGCTAAGAATGGGCGTTCAGCCTCTAAATCATCAAAGTTAAGTGTTTGAGAAAACATCCAGAGAATCATATTTTGCGACACGTGACATTCACACTTCGTCTATGAATAACGTTACCAGCACACAGACACGCCCCCCCCACACATCTTCTGCGGTGAGAGAGAGGCCGTTGAGCCGGCCGTGCGTCTGGAGGAGGGATGTTGGTTATAGCGGCAGGGCTGACAGCCTCGGGCACACCGGGGAGTCAGCTCGCTCAGTCCCCCCCAGTCCTGGGGGCGGGGATGCGTTCACCCGGGTGTTACAGCCAAGGAAACAGGATTCTCTGGCCGAGCCACATTCtcaggggacagggagggagggacaagGGCAGGACGGAGGCCGAGGCCTGCAGGAGGTGGAGCCGGCTCTACACCCGGGCAGGTCGCTGGCGGCGTCCCCAGGGCATGGGGGAGGCGGGTCTGTTACCTTTCTGGGGGCAGTGCCACCTTGGGTGGGCTGTGCAGGTACTGCTTGAAGCGCAGCTCGAAGGCTTGGCCGACGGTGCTGATGACGCTCTGGGCCAGGCCTTCACAGCACTCCAGGATGTGGCAGGCTGTGGGGGCATTGGTCATGCGGCCTCCATGCCCCCCGGCCACGGGACCCCCACCAGCCTCCCCGGGGAGCCTCACCTCTCTGGTTGATGGGGTCCTTGGCGACGTAGGCCACGTAATCCGTCATGtcctgggggcagggaggggccagCTGGACCTGCCTGGGCCCCCCACCGGGATTCCCAGCCACCCACCCCAGCAATGCAGACAGATGGGGCAGTGGATGTGGGCACAGGGTATGTGAGGCGGGCTCTGGGGAAGGGTGAGAGGGTCTCGCGGCTGCAGGGGGCGGCGGGGCTGCAGGTCCACCCCTATCCCTGGCCTCACCGTGTCTCCGCCCGATGCAAAGGAGATGGACGGCATGTGGTGGTTGGCGATGACCTGTGGAGGCAGGAGGCACACGTGGTCATGGGGGCCCCACTACGAGGGCAGGGGGCCCGGCAACTGTACCAGGGCCACAGCGAGgaagggggcaggggcagggatgTGGGGATGGAGACGTCCCCTGGACAGGCACCCACTGCAGCCGGGTCCTGGGTCAGCCTAGACGACCAAGGCTGGGATGTGGAGGCCCCAGCAGGACGGGACTAGGGCCCTAAGGGGTGTGTGGGGTCCGCAGGAGGTCACACGGGAATGTGACAGGACAAACCACCCCCACTGCAACACCACACAGGCACCTGCCCAGACGCTCACGCACACACATCCCATGccccacacatgtgcacacacacacacacccccacacacccgaAGCAGCCGTGGGAGGGCTGGACCCACATTCCTGACTCCCTTGTCTATGTGCAAGAGCACCTGTGAGTGGATTTGCATGCTCATCTGAATGCTCATTTGCGTgctcatgtgcttatttgcatGCTCATTTGCATGTTCATCTGCATGCTCATTTGTGTGCTCATTTGCATGCTTGTGTGCTCATTTGCATGCTTCTTTAATGCTCATTTGCACACTCATCTGCATGCTTGTGTGCTCATTTGCATGCTCATTTACATGTTTGTGTGCTCATTTGCGTGCTTTGCATGTTCATTTGCACACTCATCTGCATGCTTGTTTGTGTGCTCATTCGCATGCTTGTGTGCTCATTTGCATGCTTTAATGCTCATTTGCACGCTCATCTGCATGCTTGT is a genomic window containing:
- the LOC144336946 gene encoding uncharacterized protein LOC144336946 — protein: MQFPLPCAVCNSLFPVQFPLPCAACNSPFPVPRAIPPSLCRVQFPLPCAIPPSLCRVQFPLPCAIPPSLCRVQFPLPCAACNSPFPWRVQFPLPCAIPPSLCRVQFPLPCAIPPSLCRVQFPLPCAACNSPFPVPRAIPPSLCRVQFPFPVPRAIPPSLCRVQFPFPVPCAIPPSLCRVQFPLPCAACNSPSLCRVQFPLPCAVCNSPSLCRVQFPLPCAVCNSPSLCRVQFPFPVPCAIPLPCAVCSFPFRVQFPLPCAIPLPCAVCNSPFPVPCAIPLPCAVCNSPSLCNSPFPVPRAIPPSLCRVQFPLPCAVCSSLFPVQFPLPCAIPPSLCRVQFPLPCAIPSSLCRVQFPLPCAVCNSPSLCRVQFPFPVPCAIPLPCAIPPSLCRVQFPLPCAVCSSLFPVQFPLPCAVCSSLLPRPFLMGIE